The following coding sequences lie in one Cronobacter universalis NCTC 9529 genomic window:
- the gpmM gene encoding 2,3-bisphosphoglycerate-independent phosphoglycerate mutase, with protein MSLTKKPVVLVILDGYGYREDNQDNAISAAKTPVMDSLWASRPHTLIDASGLEVGLPDRQMGNSEVGHVNLGAGRIVYQDLTRLDVEIKERTFFENPVLTAAVDNAVAAGKAVHIMGLASPGGVHSHEDHILAMIELAAARGAEKIYLHAFLDGRDTPPRSAKATLEKFAAKFAELGKGRVASIIGRYFAMDRDNRWDRVEQAYDLLTLAQGEYEAPNAVAGLEAAYARDENDEFVKATVIRAEGEASAAMEDGDALIFMNFRADRARQITRAFVNRDFDGFNRKKVVKFADFVMLTEYAADIRTACAYPPASLLNTFGEWMAKHDKTQLRISETEKYAHVTFFFNGGVEEPFPGEDRILINSPKVATYDLQPEMSSAELTEKLVGAINSGKYDAIICNYPNGDMVGHTGVFDAAVAAVEALDNCIAQVTRAVEAAGGQMLITADHGNAEQMRDPATGQAHTAHTNLPVPLIYVGDKTVKAVDGGKLSDIAPTLLTLMGMEIPQEMTGKPLFIVE; from the coding sequence ATGTCGCTTACTAAAAAACCTGTCGTATTAGTGATACTGGATGGCTATGGCTACCGTGAAGACAACCAGGATAACGCTATTTCCGCCGCCAAAACGCCTGTGATGGATAGCCTGTGGGCGAGCCGTCCGCACACCTTGATTGATGCTTCTGGCCTTGAAGTGGGCCTGCCGGACCGTCAGATGGGCAACTCGGAAGTCGGTCACGTTAACCTGGGCGCCGGGCGCATCGTCTACCAGGATCTCACGCGTCTCGATGTGGAAATCAAAGAGCGCACTTTCTTTGAAAACCCGGTGCTGACCGCCGCTGTGGATAACGCCGTCGCGGCAGGCAAAGCCGTACATATCATGGGTCTGGCGTCGCCGGGCGGCGTGCACAGCCATGAAGATCATATTCTGGCGATGATTGAACTGGCCGCCGCTCGCGGGGCAGAGAAAATTTATCTGCACGCGTTCCTGGACGGCCGCGATACGCCGCCGCGCAGCGCGAAGGCCACGCTTGAGAAGTTCGCGGCGAAATTCGCCGAACTGGGCAAAGGCCGCGTCGCGTCCATTATTGGTCGTTATTTCGCCATGGATCGCGACAACCGCTGGGACCGCGTGGAGCAGGCGTATGACTTGCTGACGCTGGCGCAAGGCGAATATGAAGCGCCAAACGCCGTGGCAGGCCTTGAAGCCGCCTACGCGCGCGATGAAAACGATGAATTCGTTAAAGCGACGGTGATTCGTGCCGAAGGTGAAGCTTCTGCCGCGATGGAAGATGGCGACGCGCTGATTTTCATGAACTTCCGCGCCGACCGCGCTCGTCAGATCACCCGCGCTTTCGTCAACCGCGATTTCGATGGCTTTAACCGTAAAAAAGTCGTGAAGTTCGCCGATTTTGTCATGCTGACGGAATATGCGGCAGATATCCGCACCGCCTGCGCTTACCCGCCGGCCTCGCTGCTGAACACCTTCGGCGAGTGGATGGCGAAACATGACAAAACCCAGCTGCGCATCTCCGAAACCGAGAAATACGCGCATGTGACCTTCTTCTTTAACGGCGGCGTGGAAGAGCCGTTCCCGGGCGAAGATCGTATTCTGATTAATTCGCCGAAAGTGGCGACCTACGATCTACAGCCGGAAATGAGCTCCGCCGAGCTGACCGAAAAACTGGTCGGCGCCATCAACAGCGGCAAGTACGACGCCATTATCTGTAACTACCCGAACGGCGATATGGTCGGCCATACCGGCGTATTTGACGCGGCGGTCGCGGCGGTGGAAGCGCTCGATAACTGCATCGCGCAGGTGACCCGCGCCGTTGAGGCCGCAGGCGGCCAGATGCTTATCACCGCCGACCACGGCAACGCCGAACAGATGCGCGATCCCGCGACGGGCCAGGCGCATACCGCGCACACCAACCTGCCGGTGCCGCTGATTTATGTGGGCGATAAAACGGTGAAAGCGGTAGACGGCGGTAAGCTCTCGGATATCGCGCCAACCCTGCTGACCCTGATGGGGATGGAAATCCCGCAAGAGATGACTGGCAAGCCGCTGTTCATCGTGGAATAA
- the grxC gene encoding glutaredoxin 3, producing the protein MANIEMYTKATCPYCHRAKALLNSKGAAFLELPIDGDTAKREEMIQRSGRTTVPQIFIDGQHIGGCDDLHALDARGGLDPLLR; encoded by the coding sequence ATGGCTAATATCGAAATGTATACCAAAGCAACCTGCCCGTATTGCCATCGTGCGAAGGCCCTGCTGAACAGCAAAGGCGCCGCTTTCCTCGAGCTGCCCATTGATGGCGATACCGCCAAAAGGGAAGAGATGATTCAGCGTAGTGGCCGCACCACTGTACCGCAGATCTTTATCGACGGTCAGCACATCGGCGGCTGCGACGACCTGCATGCACTGGATGCGCGCGGCGGACTCGATCCTCTGCTGCGCTAG
- a CDS encoding glycosyltransferase — MASEQRKILLLDNGKEWGGGTNSMLELLKRIDRQRFDITCCFYYNYSRGEGQTIESVLNSIGIPVIFHPPKKQPLWAKVAKEMGRACLFFSRAGRKAVTRQIDYFWRIKPDALALRNMLKSGGYDILYMNNQPGSNIEGYVAAAPLPVSVVQHCRIEPVMTPDIARRVNETASAVIAVSHGVEKVLVANGVNASLCHTVTNAIDVNQPLPERQAMRNALGIDDETFLFGSIGSLIPRKSHHHTLEALSRFHLAHPEAKWKVILTGDGPERGKLAELAQRYGLQDKVVFTGFRNNPLDYLAAFDTFILASSSEGLPRVVLESMLLGTVVIGSAVTGTAELINHEQTGLLFPYGDVALLASLMERVWQDAALRQRLKSEAALHVRAHYSIEHYVAGVEAILSNVQPIRNFDV; from the coding sequence ATGGCTTCAGAGCAGCGTAAGATCCTCTTGCTGGATAATGGCAAAGAATGGGGCGGCGGCACCAACAGCATGCTTGAATTGCTAAAGCGCATCGATCGCCAGCGATTCGATATTACTTGTTGTTTTTATTACAACTATTCTCGTGGCGAGGGGCAAACTATCGAGTCCGTGCTTAACAGCATCGGCATACCTGTGATCTTCCATCCCCCTAAAAAGCAGCCTCTCTGGGCTAAAGTTGCGAAAGAAATGGGGCGCGCCTGCCTGTTTTTCAGCCGGGCCGGACGTAAAGCTGTTACCCGACAGATAGATTATTTCTGGCGTATCAAACCGGACGCGCTGGCGCTCAGAAATATGCTTAAAAGCGGCGGTTATGACATCCTTTACATGAATAATCAGCCAGGTTCAAACATTGAAGGTTATGTTGCCGCCGCACCGCTGCCTGTCTCTGTGGTGCAGCATTGCCGTATCGAACCGGTTATGACGCCTGATATCGCCCGACGAGTAAACGAAACCGCAAGCGCGGTGATAGCGGTTTCTCATGGCGTGGAAAAAGTATTAGTGGCAAACGGCGTTAACGCGTCGCTTTGTCATACCGTCACTAATGCTATTGATGTTAACCAGCCGCTGCCTGAGCGACAGGCGATGCGAAATGCTTTAGGCATTGATGATGAGACATTCCTGTTCGGCAGTATCGGCTCGCTGATCCCACGAAAATCACATCATCATACGCTTGAGGCGCTTTCCCGTTTTCATCTGGCTCATCCTGAAGCGAAATGGAAAGTGATACTGACAGGAGACGGCCCTGAAAGGGGTAAGCTGGCAGAACTGGCACAGCGCTACGGATTACAGGATAAGGTCGTTTTCACCGGTTTTAGAAATAATCCTCTCGATTATCTGGCGGCCTTCGATACCTTTATTCTGGCCTCCAGCAGCGAAGGCTTGCCGCGCGTGGTGCTGGAATCCATGCTGCTGGGCACTGTTGTGATCGGCTCAGCGGTGACAGGCACGGCAGAACTGATAAACCATGAGCAAACGGGCCTGCTTTTCCCTTATGGCGACGTTGCGCTTCTCGCTTCTCTGATGGAGCGCGTCTGGCAGGATGCCGCTTTGCGCCAACGGTTAAAATCTGAGGCCGCTCTTCATGTCAGAGCGCATTACTCTATAGAACATTACGTTGCAGGCGTAGAAGCGATATTAAGTAACGTACAACCAATACGGAATTTCGATGTTTAA
- the gpsA gene encoding NAD(P)H-dependent glycerol-3-phosphate dehydrogenase, producing the protein MNTINASMTVIGAGSYGTALAITLARNGHHVVLWGHDPAHIATLQADRCNVAFLPDVPFPDTLHLESDLATALAASRNILVVVPSHVFGQVLRQIKPLMRPDARVVWATKGLEAETGRLLQDVAREALGDTIPLAVISGPTFAKELAAGLPTAIALAATDDTFADDLQQLLHCGKSFRVYSNPDFIGVQLGGAVKNVIAIGAGMSDGIGFGANARTALITRGLAEMSRLGAALGADPTTFMGMAGLGDLVLTCTDNQSRNRRFGMMLGQGMDVLSAQEKIGQVVEGYRNTKEVRELAARVGVEMPITEEIYQVLYCGKNAREAALTLLGRTRKDERSSQ; encoded by the coding sequence ATGAACACCATTAATGCGTCAATGACAGTTATCGGTGCCGGTTCTTACGGCACCGCTCTTGCCATCACACTGGCAAGAAACGGCCATCACGTCGTGCTGTGGGGTCATGATCCCGCGCATATCGCGACGCTGCAGGCTGACCGCTGCAACGTGGCTTTCCTTCCTGATGTGCCTTTCCCCGACACGCTTCACCTTGAAAGCGACTTAGCCACTGCGCTGGCCGCCAGCCGCAACATTCTGGTGGTGGTGCCAAGCCATGTGTTTGGGCAGGTGCTGCGCCAGATTAAACCGCTGATGCGCCCGGATGCCCGTGTAGTATGGGCGACGAAAGGCCTGGAAGCGGAAACCGGCAGGCTGTTGCAGGATGTCGCGCGCGAGGCGTTAGGCGATACTATCCCGCTCGCGGTCATCTCCGGCCCGACGTTCGCCAAAGAGCTGGCGGCAGGGCTGCCGACGGCGATTGCGCTGGCGGCGACGGACGACACATTCGCAGACGATCTCCAGCAGCTTCTGCACTGCGGCAAAAGCTTTCGCGTCTACAGCAACCCGGATTTTATCGGCGTGCAGCTTGGCGGCGCGGTGAAAAACGTTATCGCTATCGGCGCGGGGATGTCTGATGGCATCGGCTTCGGCGCGAATGCCCGCACGGCGCTGATTACGCGCGGTCTGGCGGAGATGTCCCGTCTGGGCGCGGCGCTCGGCGCTGACCCGACCACTTTTATGGGTATGGCGGGCCTCGGCGATCTGGTGCTGACTTGTACCGACAACCAGTCGCGCAACCGTCGTTTCGGCATGATGCTCGGCCAGGGAATGGACGTTCTGAGCGCGCAGGAGAAGATCGGTCAGGTGGTGGAAGGCTATCGCAACACCAAAGAGGTGCGCGAGCTGGCGGCGCGTGTTGGCGTGGAAATGCCAATAACCGAGGAAATTTATCAGGTACTCTATTGCGGAAAAAATGCGCGCGAGGCAGCATTAACGCTGCTGGGCCGTACCCGCAAGGATGAGCGAAGCAGCCAGTAA
- the envC gene encoding murein hydrolase activator EnvC encodes MRGKAIFSITWGNRPFRFSLKPLLYASALSAGVLLCPLSAHADDRDQLKSIQDDIAAKERAVRQQQQQRAKLLAQLKSQEQAIAAASRKLRETQNTLADLNRQIAQMNDSIAKLEKQKAAQERNLAAQLDAAFRQGQHSGLQLILSGEESQRGQRLQAYFGYLNEARQETIAQLKQTREEVATQKAELEEKQTQQQTLLYEQQAQQAKLEQARNERKKTLGALDSSIQEGQQQLSELRANESRLRDRIARAEAAAKARAEREAREAEQVRSRQKEATRKGTTYKPSDSERSLMARTGGLGSPNGQAFWPVRGPMLHRYGEQLQGELRWKGIVIGASEGTEVKAIADGRVILADWLQGYGLVVVVEHGKGDMSLYGYNQSALVNVGAQVRAGQPIALVGNSGGQGRPSLYFEIRRQGQAVNPQPWLGR; translated from the coding sequence ATGAGGGGAAAGGCGATTTTTTCAATAACATGGGGCAACAGGCCGTTTCGGTTCTCACTCAAGCCCCTGCTTTACGCCAGCGCGCTCAGCGCTGGCGTATTGTTATGCCCGCTTTCCGCCCACGCGGATGACCGCGATCAGCTTAAATCCATTCAGGATGACATCGCCGCCAAAGAGCGCGCCGTGCGCCAGCAGCAGCAGCAGCGCGCGAAGCTGCTCGCCCAGCTGAAAAGCCAGGAACAGGCGATCGCCGCCGCCAGCCGCAAGCTGCGCGAAACCCAGAATACGCTGGCGGATCTCAACCGTCAGATAGCCCAGATGAACGACTCCATCGCAAAGCTTGAAAAGCAAAAAGCGGCCCAGGAACGCAACCTGGCGGCCCAGCTTGACGCGGCGTTTCGTCAGGGGCAGCACAGCGGCCTTCAGTTGATCCTGAGCGGCGAAGAGAGCCAGCGCGGCCAGCGTTTACAGGCCTATTTCGGTTATCTCAACGAAGCGCGTCAGGAAACTATCGCCCAGCTCAAGCAAACGCGCGAAGAAGTCGCCACGCAAAAAGCGGAGCTTGAAGAGAAGCAGACGCAGCAGCAGACGCTGCTTTATGAGCAGCAGGCGCAGCAGGCGAAGCTGGAGCAGGCCCGCAACGAACGTAAGAAAACCCTCGGCGCGCTGGATTCGTCCATCCAGGAAGGTCAGCAGCAGTTAAGCGAACTGCGCGCCAACGAATCGCGCCTGCGCGATCGCATCGCCCGTGCGGAAGCGGCGGCCAAAGCCCGCGCCGAACGCGAAGCGCGTGAAGCCGAGCAGGTCCGTTCCCGTCAGAAAGAGGCGACGCGCAAAGGCACCACCTATAAACCTTCCGACAGCGAACGTTCGCTGATGGCGCGCACCGGCGGGCTCGGTTCGCCGAACGGCCAGGCATTCTGGCCGGTACGCGGCCCGATGCTGCACCGTTATGGCGAACAGCTGCAAGGTGAACTACGTTGGAAAGGCATCGTTATCGGCGCCAGCGAAGGCACCGAGGTGAAAGCCATCGCCGACGGGCGCGTGATCCTGGCCGACTGGCTGCAGGGTTATGGCCTGGTCGTGGTGGTTGAACACGGAAAAGGCGACATGAGCCTTTACGGTTACAACCAGAGCGCGCTGGTCAACGTGGGCGCGCAGGTCCGCGCCGGTCAGCCCATCGCGCTGGTGGGCAACAGCGGCGGTCAGGGTCGGCCTTCACTCTATTTTGAAATTCGCCGTCAGGGTCAGGCGGTCAATCCACAACCGTGGTTGGGAAGATAA
- a CDS encoding rhodanese-like domain-containing protein — protein sequence MQEIMQFVGRHPILSIAWIALLAAVIYTTFKSLTSKVKVITRGEATRLINKEDAVVVDIRQRDDFRKGHIATAMNLLPADIKANNVGELDKHKAKPVIVVDGNGLSAQESATALTNAGFEQVYVLKEGVAGWSGENLPLVRGK from the coding sequence ATGCAAGAAATTATGCAATTCGTTGGCCGCCACCCCATACTTAGTATCGCGTGGATTGCGTTACTCGCGGCGGTGATTTACACCACTTTCAAGAGCCTGACCTCTAAAGTGAAGGTGATTACGCGTGGTGAAGCGACGCGTCTTATCAACAAAGAAGATGCCGTGGTAGTGGATATCCGCCAGCGCGACGACTTCCGCAAAGGCCATATCGCCACCGCGATGAACCTGCTGCCTGCCGATATCAAAGCCAACAACGTCGGCGAGCTGGACAAGCATAAAGCGAAGCCGGTTATCGTGGTTGACGGCAACGGGCTGTCGGCGCAGGAATCAGCGACGGCGCTGACGAACGCCGGGTTTGAACAGGTGTATGTGCTGAAAGAGGGCGTCGCCGGCTGGAGTGGTGAAAACCTGCCGCTGGTGCGTGGTAAATAA
- a CDS encoding divergent polysaccharide deacetylase family protein produces MLQLRRLVFVLAGSLALAAPALAGKLAIVIDDFGYRPSTENQVLAMPAEVSVAVLPNAPHAREMATKAHNQGHDVLIHLPMAPLSKQPLEKDTLRPDMSADEISRIIREAVNSVPYAIGMNNHMGSAMTSSLPGMQKVMASLAHYNLFFLDSMTIGNSQAMRAAAGTGVKVIKRKVFLDDTQNDADIRYQFNRAVALARRNGSAIAIGHPHPTTVRVLQQMLYSLPPDITLVRASSLLNEPQVDTSRPNASPPSQTAPAAPRNPFRGVKICKPKRQPEPVYATRFFTVISESVSESPLVSYLRHQWQGWGKPS; encoded by the coding sequence TTGCTTCAGTTGCGTCGTCTTGTTTTTGTTCTCGCCGGTTCGCTGGCGCTCGCCGCTCCCGCCCTTGCCGGCAAACTCGCTATCGTGATTGATGATTTCGGCTATCGCCCCAGCACCGAAAACCAGGTGCTGGCGATGCCCGCGGAAGTCTCCGTCGCCGTGCTCCCCAACGCGCCGCACGCCCGAGAAATGGCGACCAAAGCCCATAATCAGGGGCATGACGTGCTCATTCACCTGCCGATGGCGCCGCTCAGCAAACAGCCGCTGGAGAAAGATACCCTGCGCCCGGACATGAGCGCCGATGAAATCTCGCGTATTATTCGCGAAGCGGTAAATAGCGTGCCTTACGCCATCGGCATGAATAACCATATGGGCAGCGCAATGACATCAAGTCTTCCCGGTATGCAGAAAGTGATGGCGTCGCTCGCGCACTACAATCTCTTTTTTCTCGACAGCATGACCATCGGCAACAGCCAGGCCATGCGGGCCGCCGCAGGCACCGGCGTGAAGGTCATCAAACGCAAGGTGTTTCTGGACGATACCCAGAACGACGCGGACATCCGCTACCAGTTTAACCGCGCGGTCGCGCTGGCGCGCCGCAACGGCTCGGCCATCGCTATCGGCCACCCGCATCCGACCACGGTACGCGTGCTTCAGCAGATGCTCTACAGTCTGCCGCCTGATATTACGCTGGTACGCGCGAGCAGCCTGCTGAATGAGCCGCAGGTTGATACCTCCAGACCAAACGCCTCGCCGCCTTCGCAGACCGCGCCTGCCGCGCCGCGTAATCCGTTCCGGGGCGTGAAGATCTGCAAACCGAAACGCCAGCCTGAGCCGGTCTACGCCACCCGTTTCTTTACGGTGATTAGCGAAAGCGTCAGCGAGAGCCCGCTGGTGAGTTATCTGCGCCATCAGTGGCAGGGCTGGGGCAAACCGTCCTGA
- a CDS encoding glycosyltransferase family 2 protein, translating into MFKISVCLLTCNSARLLHEVIAPLKKVADEFIIVDSGSCDDTINICESYGVKPFHNSYSMHGQQMNHAISLATHDWVLCMDSDEILDDETVNFILALKAGDEPRPEQAWRISRYWHVLGEPVRTIYPISSPDFPIRLFNRHAARFNDRPVDDKVEGPSETVKIPGYVRHDTFYSLHEVFSKLNSYTTRLVKYKTVRPSLLRGVISAIGAFFKWYLFSGAWRQGRVGLVTGLYATFYSFLKYFKAWYAHGAKKKLPIKKHSDSPLPR; encoded by the coding sequence ATGTTTAAAATTTCGGTGTGTTTGCTTACCTGTAATTCCGCGCGTCTTTTACATGAGGTCATCGCGCCATTAAAAAAAGTGGCTGATGAATTTATTATCGTTGATTCGGGGAGTTGCGACGACACTATAAATATATGTGAAAGTTATGGAGTTAAACCTTTCCATAACTCTTATTCTATGCACGGCCAGCAAATGAACCATGCGATTAGCCTGGCCACCCATGACTGGGTGCTCTGCATGGACAGCGACGAAATCCTCGATGATGAAACCGTTAATTTTATTCTGGCGCTTAAAGCCGGCGACGAGCCGCGGCCTGAGCAGGCCTGGCGGATTTCGCGTTACTGGCATGTGCTGGGTGAGCCTGTTCGCACCATTTACCCCATCTCGTCACCCGATTTCCCGATCCGGCTTTTTAACCGCCATGCGGCGCGTTTTAATGACCGCCCCGTGGATGATAAAGTTGAAGGCCCGTCAGAGACGGTAAAGATCCCGGGCTATGTCCGCCATGATACGTTTTACTCGCTACATGAGGTTTTTAGTAAGTTAAACAGCTACACCACGCGGCTGGTGAAATATAAAACCGTCCGTCCTTCGCTGCTGCGCGGCGTGATTAGCGCCATCGGCGCGTTTTTTAAATGGTATCTGTTTAGCGGCGCCTGGCGGCAAGGCCGGGTAGGGCTGGTGACGGGGTTATATGCCACCTTTTACAGCTTTCTGAAATATTTCAAAGCCTGGTATGCGCACGGCGCTAAAAAAAAGCTGCCGATAAAAAAACATTCTGACTCGCCGCTTCCACGCTAA
- the trmL gene encoding tRNA (uridine(34)/cytosine(34)/5-carboxymethylaminomethyluridine(34)-2'-O)-methyltransferase TrmL produces the protein MLNIVLFEPEIPPNTGNIIRLCANTGFRLHIIEPMGFTWDDKRLRRAGLDYHEFTAVTRHADYAAFLEAETPQRLFALTTKGTPAHSAVSYQDGDYLMFGPETRGLPASILDVLPPEQKIRIPMMPDSRSMNLSNAVSVVVYEAWRQLGYPGAVLRS, from the coding sequence ATGCTGAACATCGTCCTGTTTGAACCTGAAATTCCGCCCAACACCGGTAATATCATTCGTCTTTGCGCCAACACGGGCTTTCGCCTGCACATTATCGAGCCGATGGGGTTTACCTGGGACGATAAGCGCCTGCGCCGCGCGGGGCTGGATTATCACGAGTTTACCGCCGTGACGCGCCATGCCGACTATGCCGCGTTTCTGGAGGCGGAAACGCCGCAGCGCCTGTTCGCGCTGACGACCAAAGGCACGCCCGCGCACAGCGCGGTCAGCTATCAGGACGGCGATTATCTGATGTTCGGCCCGGAAACGCGGGGCCTGCCCGCCTCGATTCTGGACGTACTGCCGCCTGAGCAGAAGATCCGCATCCCGATGATGCCGGACAGCCGCAGCATGAACCTCTCCAACGCCGTGTCCGTTGTAGTGTATGAGGCCTGGCGACAGCTTGGTTACCCAGGCGCGGTATTGCGCAGCTAA
- the cysE gene encoding serine O-acetyltransferase, with product MPCEELDLVWKNIKAEARQLADCEPMLASFYHATLLKHENLGSALSYMLANKLASPIMPAIAIREVVEEAYRADPEMIASAACDIQAVRTRDPAVDKYSTPLLYLKGFHALQAYRIGHWLWKQGRQALAIFLQNQVSVSFQVDIHPAATIGRGIMLDHATGIVIGETAVVEDDVSILQSVTLGGTGKTSGDRHPKIREGVMIGAGAKILGNIEVGRGAKIGAGSVVLQPVPPHTTAAGVPARIVGKPESDKPSMDMDQHFNGINHGFEYGDGI from the coding sequence ATGCCGTGTGAAGAACTGGATCTGGTGTGGAAGAATATTAAAGCCGAAGCCCGTCAGCTGGCCGATTGTGAGCCGATGCTGGCCAGTTTTTACCATGCGACATTACTTAAGCACGAAAATCTGGGCAGCGCGTTAAGCTACATGCTGGCGAACAAACTGGCGTCGCCGATTATGCCGGCGATCGCCATTCGTGAAGTGGTGGAAGAGGCCTACCGGGCGGACCCGGAAATGATCGCTTCCGCCGCCTGCGATATCCAGGCCGTCCGCACCCGCGATCCGGCGGTGGATAAATACTCCACGCCGCTGCTCTATCTCAAAGGTTTTCATGCCCTGCAGGCCTATCGCATCGGCCACTGGCTCTGGAAGCAAGGCCGTCAGGCGCTGGCGATTTTCCTGCAAAATCAGGTGTCGGTTTCTTTTCAGGTCGATATTCATCCGGCGGCGACCATTGGCCGCGGGATCATGCTCGATCATGCGACGGGTATTGTGATCGGCGAAACCGCCGTGGTGGAAGATGACGTCTCTATCCTCCAGTCGGTGACCCTGGGCGGTACCGGTAAAACCAGCGGCGATCGCCACCCGAAAATCCGCGAAGGCGTGATGATTGGCGCGGGCGCGAAAATTCTTGGCAATATCGAAGTCGGGCGCGGCGCGAAAATCGGCGCGGGCTCGGTGGTGCTTCAGCCCGTGCCGCCGCACACCACGGCGGCGGGCGTCCCGGCGCGCATTGTCGGCAAGCCTGAAAGCGATAAACCGTCGATGGATATGGATCAGCACTTCAACGGCATCAACCACGGGTTTGAGTACGGCGACGGCATCTGA
- the secB gene encoding protein-export chaperone SecB has product MSEQNNTEMNFQLLRIYTKDISFEAPNAPHVFQKDWQPEVKLDLDTASSQLADDVYEVVLRVTVTASLGEETAFLCEVQQAGIFNITGIEGTQMAHCLGAYCPNSLFPYARECITNLVSRGTFPQLNLAPVNFDALFMNYLQQQAAEGAPNHQDA; this is encoded by the coding sequence ATGTCAGAACAAAACAACACTGAAATGAATTTTCAGCTTCTGCGCATCTACACCAAAGATATCTCTTTCGAAGCACCGAATGCGCCGCATGTGTTTCAGAAAGACTGGCAACCGGAAGTGAAACTGGATCTGGATACTGCCTCCAGCCAGCTCGCTGACGATGTCTACGAAGTGGTACTGCGCGTGACGGTCACCGCGTCGTTGGGCGAAGAGACCGCTTTCCTGTGCGAAGTGCAGCAGGCGGGTATTTTCAACATTACCGGCATTGAAGGCACCCAGATGGCGCATTGCCTCGGCGCTTACTGCCCGAACAGCCTGTTCCCGTACGCTCGCGAATGCATCACCAACCTGGTTTCCCGCGGCACTTTCCCGCAGCTGAACCTTGCGCCGGTTAACTTCGACGCGCTGTTCATGAACTATCTGCAGCAGCAGGCTGCTGAAGGTGCGCCAAACCATCAGGATGCCTGA